ATTAAGATAGCGTGATACGTAAAAGATGTGTGCAGATGTCAGCTAGCTTAGATGTGAAATTGTGAGGGGTGGTAGTAATAACCTGAGTTTAAACTACGTCATTATCATTATCAacaagtcttgctgaagacgggtcggaacaagtgacgggtaatgtcactcacaaaacggataggggggacaaggtgggggcacccccatgtgcttccctctctcctctatttgggtcatttgtgagagaaaatggtatccgtcactccaaagtgacggatacgtgtcgtcttcaatgagattttgtgtatcaTTAATTAGTCGACTCTGAGATTTCCCAAAACTTATGACGCGTCACATTGAAAATTTGGGATTTTATTAGTCAATATCCACGTACACTCGATTATCAAAGTCTTGCAAGCAACAAGGACACTTGGGGAAAACaataagaaaaatgaaaaaaataatgtAAAAACAATAGGCAGGCCAATAAACTAGAATAGAATAATTAGTCAATACAAGCAACTAAGCAATAGTAAAAGGATAATGCCATTATTCgaagcacaaaatctcattgaagacggcacgtattcgtcactttggagtgacggataccatttcctctcacaaatgacccaaatagaggagagagggaagcacatgggggtgcccctaccttgtcccctctatccgttttgtgagtggcattacccgtcattTGCTCCAACccatcttcagcaagactaattgtattCGAAGTGGATAACCATTAAGGACTAATTATTTCCACATAAGTGGTTAACCTACCCCTAAAGACTAATTTTTTGTTAGGGAAATTCTCAAAACTGAACTGAATTAAATCGAAATTATCAGTAAAATAGTGTTAAAATAATATAAATTCTTGTATGAAATGCCTTAAACAAGTAATTTGGAGTTCAGATCTTCTAATAATTACCTATTCACTTAAATGGCTGTGGTATTTGTATTAATAAATCCGCAACATCTGTATAAGACAATCTTACGGAATATCCATTTAGAATCAAACTTTAGTTTTTAAATCTACTATAATGGGCAGTCTTTCTAGAATTTTATCTTCTGAGACTAAGGCTCTGATGTTATTGTCGTATTCTGCTAACATTAGACGGTTTCTGAGTCGTAAATCTCACAACTTTATTGTTTTTGGATGTTGATCTTTCATCACTGCAGTAATGTGAATTATGGGCAAGCAGGGAAAGCAATAGGAGTGGACCTACTAAACAACCCAGATTTAGTAGAAACTGATCCTGTTATTTCATTCAAAACTGCAATCTGGTTCTGGATGACTAAACAACCACCAAAGCCATCATGCCACGACGTCATCACCGGCCGATGGACCCCATCTGGTGCAGATACATCGGCTGGGCGGCTGCCTGGATACGGAGTGATCACTAACATCATCAATGGTGGTCTAGAATGTGGCCGAGGACCAGATGGAAGAGTTGCTGATCGTATTGGATTCTATAAGCGATACTGTGATATTCTCAAGGTTGGCTATGGAAACAACCTTGATTGCTACAATCAAAGGTCCTTTGCCAATGCTCTTCTCATGAGCGTTATCTAAAATCGTCAAGAGGGTACTCCAGCAGGCGTTTCAGCCTGCTCGCCTATCCCCGCTATCTAAGGCATTATACTGATCAAGTACTTGCCAATATATATAAGCTTATGTCTGCAACCTTATGTAAAAATTTCTCAGACTGCAATAAACATTACTTTCAGCTTGTCTTCTTTTCAACAAAAGATCGTTGACAAAGGAATTGAATTCGCATATAAATAACTGTGCGCCATTTCTGAATGTCGAACAACCAGAGTAGCTGCTAATACAAATAACAGAAACTTTGTGAGAGCCATTTCTGTACATTCGATGTACTCTACGAATAGAGGAATACATAGATAATTACGTATTTACAAAATAGCATCTCAATTCATCCTGGATCTGGTGAAACATGATCTTGAAcaaaaattcattttttttacTTATTTAATCTATTCCAGGATCGAAACAGTGGGGGTTAGGGGATACACATTACACCACGATTTTGAATCTGAAGAGAGATTTCAAGAAATGGCAAGGGAAATATCGAACACAATTCAAAAAACCGACAAATTACACACACGAATCTACATTATATATACAAGTCAAAGCACCATAGCCAAAAATTGATGGTAGCTACACACACATTTACAATCTAGCAAAAGCCTACTGCATGTACATAGTATGTCGAACCTGGTCTAGTGAGTTAGTCGTCTGATGAACTAGTTCTTGATTAACCCTGACTAAAGTCTAATGCTGATGAGCTTCTAGGACTACCCGTTCCGCTACAAAATGTACAAAAGATCTATTTACATACAAGCAAGGTTAATTACAAATATAAAGGCTTCCCTTTTCGAGACATGAAGAATTCGTAGTCTGGTTGTCTATTTGTGACCATAACACGATCTTTGAAGACCGATCCTCGAGCGAAAAAGTTTGCATTCTCTTCAAGTGTCCTGAGTCTTTCTTTTAGGACTGCAGAACTCATTTGTCCTAAAGATGACTCGGTCTCCATATTAAGCGAAAACCATAGCTCGGCCTGCAAAATGTGATAATGTAATGAAAATAGCTGTACATCATTACTACAGCAAACAACATGAATCGTCCTCTTTTACATTCCTCTTGTGATATTAATCGTATAATAAGATCATTGAATTCATGAAACGGGGTTCGCCCTCAACAACAAAGTGAAGAGAGAGTTCACTTAGGAAGAACGACTTTTGACGCTTGATTTTAGATTAAAATATGAACAAAAAGTGTCGGAGACATAACCAAGTCCGACAGTTACAGCCAAGTCAAAGTGTGACATAAATCGACCGCAACCATATTAAAATTTTTGATCTGCCAGTAGTATTCATTCATATGGGAAACTTTTAGTTTGCTTCTGTCCATTAAGATATCATGACGTCTTTTAGAAACAAGTAAATCTGTGTTAAAATGCTTTACCTGTGCACTGTAGCTTTGGAGACCTATTACAGGTAGGGCTAAGGAAAACGGGCTCAAATTAGAAAAATCGTTTGTTGTGCATCTTTGAACAAAATACCCCAGTGAATGGTATGTCAGAAATGCTGCCCGCATCTTTCCTTCCGGAATCCGGTATATGGGATACCATGCAACTGAAAACCTGAAATTCAAGAAAAGTTTTGTTATAAAACAAAAAACGAATTTGAAAAATGTAAAACATGCAAAGAGATAAACAAGAGATAGCTTTCTAACCAGGATGCAGGATGCAGATCAACAAGACTTGTGCAGTCAAGTTTTGATGGGTCACCGTATACTTGATTGTTGGATGTTCCTTCACTGGCAAGTTCCACTATTCTGCATGTGTAAGAAACCCGCACTAGTCAGTACAATGAAATGTTGACAAGTCAAATGTGCTATCATCAATCATCATATATTAAAGAAAAGAGGGAGAATTGAAATTTTTCAGTTTTCCTATAATAGTATCAGGAAATGTAAGCATTTCAAAAGCTACACACCCAACATCAACTAATCTTATTCAGTTGTATATTTGAGAGTCATTACAGACGACGTCGAGTCTTGTTACGCATCCAGGTAGTTGAGGAGTACAAAGAAGAATTTAAACAAGTTAAATGGGAAAGCACAAATATCAGTAAGAATGCCACAACTATTGAGTATACGACCTCCACAAAAACATGGCAACAATCTTACATAGATTTTTTATTTTGTACCAGACACTTATTGGGCTGATTAACCTTTAAGGGTTTAACTACCGATTATGTATCTGTGTTTATGATATCAATAAAATCCCACACCAATACATGGTATGGCAGAAGAATCAATACACATCATATTGGCTTGATAAGTAGAGGTTTTTCATCCTACCATGCTAATATTTTTCAATACGTACCGGCCCTTTGAAAATATCCCATATATCATCATTACCACTGAAGTTCACCAATATGGCGGATACTTGCCATTATGGGACCGTTGAGGCCAACCCTAGTCCAATATATTACCAATACAAATGATACTAGACCGTAAGACTGGGATGGTTGACACGAACAGGTTGCTATAAACCACACCATGATCTAGGCAACCACATCATAGTTTGCCAATGGTATTTGCGACTAATTCCGTGATTTGATTACAGGCCATGATCAAGCACCTCAAATAACCATCAAATCGCAAAACCTTTAATAAGAGAAGTCTTACTTGTTATGGAGAGGTTTTCGCCGCTGTGGTTGCTCtgattcaaaaaattcaaaaagtaGCTCTGCATTGCTGAGAACCGATGGTCCAGAAGCATTGAAGGGTTTAGTTATATCATGTACATCAATGGCAGGGTTTCCACACAGAGGAGTATGTAAACTAGCTTCTACGCCATGAGCTTCCAGGCTCTGATCCTGCCTCTTCCCAAAAGAAGATGATGGATAATTGTGACCAAATAGCTGAATCGCAGAAAGAAGAGGAACAAAATGTGCATGAAATGATTCAGTATCAGCAACACATCCTTCTTGAATGTGAGACCGGTTAACATCGACTTTCAACCCATAGTTTCCTGGCTCCTCATACCAATCTAAAACAGAGTGAAGAGATATGTTCGGTGTCTGCTCTCTACAGAGAATAAGGTTACTCAGCACATCACTGAAACTACCATCACATGGTTTCGATAGAACTGAAGAATCAATAGTTGGGGTGGCAGAAAACAGTAATCTTTCAAACTCTGCAAGTGGATATCCTGTTGTCCGATGAACGCCTTCAGATGCTAACTGCATTCTATATGAGGAAATAAAAGCTTGTTCCACAAACTGGGAATCATCAGGATGATGTAGGAAACCGTCAGACACATGGATTGACTGAGTATAGTTCTTAACACTTTGAACGCCGTGGCATTCAACCTTGTCCGAGGCTTGTTCCATTACTGAGGGTATATCATTATCGGATAATAAATTTGCACTGATGTGCTCAATAGGTGCCTCTGGAATAGAGATAGAAATGACATCACCTTCTAGTTCAATATCTTCTTTCTTCTCCATTGGTGAATTATCAGTGATGTTTTCATTAGTTCCTGCAGAGGTCTCTGGTATACTGGTATTCTTTTTGCAAACAGGAATCCACTTCCTTGCACTTTGATGTTGAGTAGTATCTTGGCCACGCCTAATCCCAGGGGACATATTGGACTTAAAGCATGTGGCGTCACTCCACCCGTTCATAACGTTTTGAATATGCTTCTCTTCAACAGGCTTCACTGCTGGCAACTTCATCCCCGGGTGAAGCGGGTCAAAAGTGCTGGTATCTTTTGAATAGACCTTTTCTTTGGACTGAACATGCTGCTTCAAAACAGAAACAAATAGCTTAGTACTACCTCCATCCTGTTACTATTGTCGTAATTTGACTTCAGGTGTCTACCAATAACTATTTTGACAATTGCTTTCCCTAAATATGCCGCAGTTGATGTATATCGGAACAGCTACTCCCATATCATCAAATGTTTTTAAGTATTTTATAGTGACAGAAAATATCAGTCAAAAATTTAAGTCATTTGACcactatgttactccgactcttcTTATTCCCTAGCGTATCCGTGTCCGACACTTGGACACCTCATTTTAAGCCAAAATATGCAAATTTTTCATCAAAATAGCCTAGACCGACACTTGGACACGCACCCGTGTCGGATACTTCTAAAAGTGACTGAGCAACATAATTGACCACAAAAGTCAATGTCAATTAGTGACGATATAATGTTACGGAGGGAGATAATGTTGAGTAGAGGCAAATTATAAATCATAATATTAGTCAGCAGATCTCTTGTCAAGTTACGCTAATACGTACCTGTGGCTGAAAGGGGAAAGGTTGTCGGTGATGCCTATATGATTTTGACAAGGGAGCTCGAGATGCCTTCCAACCATTGTTTTTTCTTTTCCCAAATTTATTCCGATGTCCATTTGATTCATCCAGTTTTACTACATGGATCATTTCAATTGGCTTTGTACTAAAAAGCGAGTCCTGGTATTCACTGCTTACCCCCTCAGCAACTCGTTGGCAAGAATCAATGCCAATATCTACACAAATTCCTCTGTTGAGCATATCATCAGCATCCAGTGACTTGGTTGCAGATGAGGCTTTCTTTTGCTTAGCTGGAAAATTAGACGTGACTGCCAACTCATCACACGACAATGCTGCTTGTTGGCTTGGAACACTGCTAGTTTGTGAGATGGAATCAAAGTTGGCATGATCTGGAAGAGACATGGTTTCTCTCCTGCTTTCGTTGCTCCTGTCACTCTGGCACCTTTTCCAAGTCAAGCGGCTCTGGTCCTTCTTCCGCATGTTGTTGATATTACTTCTCTTCTTCTTTGCAATACTAACGCTGGTTGCTCTACTCTTTGGCACATGTGAGTGACCACTGTTTGAACTTACACTTCGGCACATATCTTGGCTAGTTCCGCTGAAGCTTTGTGGATTATGAAGTTTACGTTTCGGAAGTGGACCCGCTTTACAATTAGATATTTCACTGAGAGAACATTCATGAACTTCTTCCCTGTTGTGGCCCTTGGCATCGGACAAATTCTTCAATTCAACACAGCTATGTGATAGCCTTAGTGTTGGAGATAAATCTTCCTTAACTAAATCACTAGTACTCGAAGTTTTGTTATGCTTATGACTCGTAGGAGATTTGGAAGACGATAAATGATGTTCTTTACCAGTATCACTGAAGAATTCTTCCGGAAATACTTTATCAGCCTTCTTCTTTCCTAGCTTAGCCTTACTCCTGCTTTTCTTCCGGTATAATTTTTTTCCGTTACTTTTAGAATAAAAACAATTAGCATCGTAACTGAAACTGCTGAGGGCAACAGACACTTCAGCAGGAACCTGAACTTGAGATTGATCACCGACAACGCGATCCAGAAATCTAGTCTGATGCTCTGAGATAAATGCTGTTTTCAAAGCCATTTCCTCAGTTATTACCGAAAGCTAGATTGCATCACCTACGAACATATGCAGGAACTTGACCCTTCTCCTGATAAGAACTGAAAACATCGTAGAATAAGACATCTTAAGTTTCACATGTGATATATTATTGGTCACACAGTCACACTTATCATCATTTAAGCAAATAGGGACAAAATAGATGGGATGACGAGTTCTTTACAACAAAGGATACGGCCCTAACAaaaaatcttcatcaaaaatatgcAATTAGAATGTATGTAGCTCGTTAAAAATATATAATCATCATACACAAATCTCCTAATCAAGCTTCCTTCTGCCGCCATCGACTTAATTATTACATGTATACTTTGGGGTAGTCTGGAGAAGGGATAATTGTTAGGGGTAATAGATGAAAGACGTAAAGGAACTAGGAGGTAGCCGTAGTGGCGGCGGAGGGGGAAAGGAAGGATAGACTTATATCGACCTCCTCCTTCTCCTTAAGGACGGAATAATTAACCACCTCCCTTTGTGGAGGTATATTACCCTTGATATCGAAAACAACAATTCCCCCACCACCTCCTAACTCCTAAGCCCTTGATCCTCTCTCGACCTTCCTTATCATCCATTCACCACCCTCGTTT
The Silene latifolia isolate original U9 population chromosome 11, ASM4854445v1, whole genome shotgun sequence genome window above contains:
- the LOC141610647 gene encoding uncharacterized protein LOC141610647 isoform X2, which translates into the protein MALKTAFISEHQTRFLDRVVGDQSQVQVPAEVSVALSSFSYDANCFYSKSNGKKLYRKKSRSKAKLGKKKADKVFPEEFFSDTGKEHHLSSSKSPTSHKHNKTSSTSDLVKEDLSPTLRLSHSCVELKNLSDAKGHNREEVHECSLSEISNCKAGPLPKRKLHNPQSFSGTSQDMCRSVSSNSGHSHVPKSRATSVSIAKKKRSNINNMRKKDQSRLTWKRCQSDRSNESRRETMSLPDHANFDSISQTSSVPSQQAALSCDELAVTSNFPAKQKKASSATKSLDADDMLNRGICVDIGIDSCQRVAEGVSSEYQDSLFSTKPIEMIHVVKLDESNGHRNKFGKRKNNGWKASRAPLSKSYRHHRQPFPFQPQHVQSKEKVYSKDTSTFDPLHPGMKLPAVKPVEEKHIQNVMNGWSDATCFKSNMSPGIRRGQDTTQHQSARKWIPVCKKNTSIPETSAGTNENITDNSPMEKKEDIELEGDVISISIPEAPIEHISANLLSDNDIPSVMEQASDKVECHGVQSVKNYTQSIHVSDGFLHHPDDSQFVEQAFISSYRMQLASEGVHRTTGYPLAEFERLLFSATPTIDSSVLSKPCDGSFSDVLSNLILCREQTPNISLHSVLDWYEEPGNYGLKVDVNRSHIQEGCVADTESFHAHFVPLLSAIQLFGHNYPSSSFGKRQDQSLEAHGVEASLHTPLCGNPAIDVHDITKPFNASGPSVLSNAELLFEFFESEQPQRRKPLHNKIVELASEGTSNNQVYGDPSKLDCTSLVDLHPASWFSVAWYPIYRIPEGKMRAAFLTYHSLGYFVQRCTTNDFSNLSPFSLALPVIGLQSYSAQAELWFSLNMETESSLGQMSSAVLKERLRTLEENANFFARGSVFKDRVMVTNRQPDYEFFMSRKGKPLYL
- the LOC141610647 gene encoding uncharacterized protein LOC141610647 isoform X1; translation: MALKTAFISEHQTRFLDRVVGDQSQVQVPAEVSVALSSFSYDANCFYSKSNGKKLYRKKSRSKAKLGKKKADKVFPEEFFSDTGKEHHLSSSKSPTSHKHNKTSSTSDLVKEDLSPTLRLSHSCVELKNLSDAKGHNREEVHECSLSEISNCKAGPLPKRKLHNPQSFSGTSQDMCRSVSSNSGHSHVPKSRATSVSIAKKKRSNINNMRKKDQSRLTWKRCQSDRSNESRRETMSLPDHANFDSISQTSSVPSQQAALSCDELAVTSNFPAKQKKASSATKSLDADDMLNRGICVDIGIDSCQRVAEGVSSEYQDSLFSTKPIEMIHVVKLDESNGHRNKFGKRKNNGWKASRAPLSKSYRHHRQPFPFQPQQHVQSKEKVYSKDTSTFDPLHPGMKLPAVKPVEEKHIQNVMNGWSDATCFKSNMSPGIRRGQDTTQHQSARKWIPVCKKNTSIPETSAGTNENITDNSPMEKKEDIELEGDVISISIPEAPIEHISANLLSDNDIPSVMEQASDKVECHGVQSVKNYTQSIHVSDGFLHHPDDSQFVEQAFISSYRMQLASEGVHRTTGYPLAEFERLLFSATPTIDSSVLSKPCDGSFSDVLSNLILCREQTPNISLHSVLDWYEEPGNYGLKVDVNRSHIQEGCVADTESFHAHFVPLLSAIQLFGHNYPSSSFGKRQDQSLEAHGVEASLHTPLCGNPAIDVHDITKPFNASGPSVLSNAELLFEFFESEQPQRRKPLHNKIVELASEGTSNNQVYGDPSKLDCTSLVDLHPASWFSVAWYPIYRIPEGKMRAAFLTYHSLGYFVQRCTTNDFSNLSPFSLALPVIGLQSYSAQAELWFSLNMETESSLGQMSSAVLKERLRTLEENANFFARGSVFKDRVMVTNRQPDYEFFMSRKGKPLYL